A region of Paenimyroides aestuarii DNA encodes the following proteins:
- a CDS encoding cytochrome-c peroxidase, whose protein sequence is MFYSKFFKKAAGVLLVCVFMSCSADEAYEDIPADSLFPLEIPANFPSIKQDISNNMPTQNGVALGRKLFYDPRLSRNNTISCAFCHEQQSAFTHHGHDLSHGIDNLTGTRNAPSVQNMIFQTEYFYDGASNSIQMLSIVPIHNPVEMDENFPAIIAKLKQDPTYVKMFQSAFSNGEVSSANMLNALAQFMTIMISADSKYDKYVRNEPGGDFTNQELQGLALFENNCASCHATDIFTDNSFRNNGLPPNPKLDDLGREHVTGFPEDRYKFKVPSLRNVALTAPYMHDGRFGSLQSVLNFYTDGVQNTPNLDPFIQQHQKLGIPLTAEEKEALIAFLKTLTDEAFITNPLFYHKT, encoded by the coding sequence ATGTTTTATAGTAAATTTTTCAAGAAAGCAGCTGGTGTTTTGTTGGTTTGTGTGTTTATGTCATGCAGTGCCGATGAGGCGTATGAAGATATTCCAGCAGACAGTTTATTTCCGTTAGAAATTCCAGCTAATTTTCCTTCGATAAAACAAGATATTTCAAATAATATGCCCACACAAAACGGAGTGGCATTGGGTAGAAAATTGTTTTACGATCCGCGTTTGTCTCGCAACAATACCATTTCGTGTGCTTTTTGTCATGAACAGCAAAGTGCATTTACTCATCACGGACACGATTTAAGTCATGGTATCGATAATTTAACCGGCACACGCAATGCACCATCGGTTCAAAATATGATTTTTCAAACCGAATATTTTTACGATGGCGCTTCAAACAGTATCCAAATGCTGTCTATTGTTCCTATTCACAACCCGGTGGAGATGGATGAGAATTTTCCTGCCATTATTGCAAAGTTAAAGCAAGATCCAACGTATGTGAAAATGTTTCAATCAGCATTTTCTAATGGCGAAGTTAGCTCAGCAAATATGTTAAATGCCTTGGCACAATTCATGACCATCATGATTTCTGCCGATTCAAAATACGATAAATATGTTCGAAATGAACCGGGCGGCGATTTCACAAACCAAGAATTGCAAGGGTTGGCATTGTTTGAAAACAATTGTGCTTCGTGTCATGCAACTGATATTTTTACCGATAATTCGTTTAGAAACAACGGTTTGCCGCCCAATCCTAAATTAGATGATTTAGGCAGAGAGCATGTTACGGGATTTCCTGAGGATCGATATAAATTTAAAGTGCCCAGTTTGCGAAACGTAGCCCTAACAGCACCTTATATGCACGATGGGCGTTTTGGATCGTTACAATCGGTGTTGAATTTTTATACCGATGGCGTTCAAAACACACCCAATTTGGATCCATTCATACAGCAACATCAAAAATTAGGTATTCCGCTCACAGCCGAAGAAAAAGAAGCATTGATTGCCTTTTTAAAAACCTTGACCGATGAAGCGTTTATTACCAACCCGCTTTTTTATCACAAAACTTAA
- a CDS encoding MbnP family protein, whose protein sequence is MKNNKKAIIAFFASSLFLTACNSDDSSTIIEENTFGDAELYFDNGVNGDKLILGNSYTNSNGETLTINRFNYIISNVILIKADGTEYVYPKAKSYFVVSEEADLHTISLENIPAGDYVKVKFGLGVDNQRYLEGETAQQEFWNYAASHNLTWTWSTGYRFINFEGTFTPATAAKHEEPGTGAPGMYNFQIHQGSNTATDNYREITLNLPTTARVRKGDKPSIHIITDANKIADGTNKIVLKDNLNAAGTNASIMGGENLIKIAENTLQMFTVDHVHNGGGTQH, encoded by the coding sequence ATGAAAAATAATAAAAAAGCAATCATAGCGTTTTTCGCATCTAGTTTATTTCTAACAGCTTGTAACAGCGACGACAGTTCGACAATCATTGAAGAAAACACATTTGGCGATGCCGAGTTGTATTTTGATAACGGTGTGAACGGTGACAAACTTATTTTGGGCAATTCTTACACAAATTCAAACGGCGAAACACTAACTATTAACCGTTTCAACTATATCATTAGTAATGTGATATTGATCAAGGCAGACGGAACCGAATATGTGTATCCAAAAGCAAAAAGCTATTTTGTGGTGAGTGAAGAAGCCGATTTGCACACAATTAGTTTAGAAAACATTCCAGCAGGCGATTACGTAAAAGTAAAATTTGGTTTGGGCGTTGATAACCAACGTTATTTAGAAGGCGAAACCGCTCAGCAAGAGTTTTGGAACTATGCTGCAAGTCATAACTTAACATGGACGTGGAGCACTGGGTATCGTTTTATTAATTTTGAAGGAACATTTACCCCTGCAACTGCTGCAAAACATGAAGAACCAGGAACGGGCGCTCCAGGAATGTATAACTTTCAAATCCATCAAGGCAGCAACACCGCTACCGATAATTACCGTGAAATTACCCTAAATTTACCAACCACAGCACGCGTGCGAAAAGGCGACAAACCAAGCATACACATTATAACTGATGCCAATAAAATTGCAGACGGAACCAATAAAATTGTTTTAAAAGACAATTTAAACGCAGCTGGAACCAATGCAAGCATCATGGGCGGTGAAAACTTAATCAAAATTGCAGAGAATACGCTACAAATGTTTACAGTAGATCACGTGCACAACGGCGGTGGTACACAGCATTAA